One window from the genome of Deinococcus sp. NW-56 encodes:
- a CDS encoding dipeptidase: MSETPFLIDGHLDLAFNAALGRDLTLGLKALRASDPVKEETATVTFGELRAAGTRVCFGTLFALPRTAQSPHGYTDHAGARAQALAQLDGYRRWEDAGHLRVLRTGAEVAAHLADPAAPLGVVLLMEGADPVRDADDLGFWVEAGVRVVGPAWGRTRYAGGTDAPGGLTDAGRDLVAAMRDLGVTLDASHLDDDAFWEALEFGGRVVATHANSRALVSGNRHLTDEMARAIAGRDGVIGLVLLSTFLRAGWALGQPRAGLETVADHARHYAGLVGWDHVGLGTDLDGGFGREKTPAGVDRYRDVPRVLEVLPPGHRAAVAGGNWARWLTRYL, from the coding sequence GTGAGCGAGACGCCCTTCCTGATCGACGGGCACCTCGACCTCGCCTTCAACGCCGCGCTGGGGCGCGACCTCACGCTGGGGCTGAAGGCGCTGCGGGCGAGCGACCCGGTGAAGGAGGAGACGGCGACCGTCACCTTCGGCGAGCTGCGGGCGGCGGGCACGCGGGTGTGTTTCGGGACGCTGTTCGCCCTGCCGCGCACCGCCCAGAGTCCGCACGGCTACACCGACCACGCGGGGGCACGGGCGCAGGCGCTCGCGCAACTGGACGGGTACCGCCGCTGGGAGGACGCGGGGCACCTGCGCGTGCTGCGGACCGGAGCGGAGGTGGCGGCCCACCTCGCGGACCCGGCCGCTCCCCTGGGGGTCGTGCTGCTGATGGAGGGGGCGGACCCGGTGCGGGACGCGGACGACCTCGGCTTCTGGGTGGAGGCGGGCGTGCGGGTGGTCGGCCCGGCGTGGGGGCGGACCCGCTACGCCGGGGGCACGGACGCGCCGGGCGGCCTGACGGACGCGGGGCGTGACCTCGTGGCGGCGATGCGCGACCTCGGCGTGACGCTGGACGCCTCGCACCTCGACGACGACGCCTTCTGGGAGGCACTGGAGTTTGGCGGGCGGGTGGTGGCGACCCATGCGAACAGCCGCGCCCTCGTGTCGGGCAACCGCCACCTCACCGACGAGATGGCGCGGGCGATCGCCGGGCGGGATGGGGTGATCGGGCTGGTGCTGCTCTCGACGTTTCTGCGGGCCGGGTGGGCGCTGGGACAGCCTCGGGCAGGGCTGGAGACGGTGGCCGACCACGCCCGGCATTACGCGGGGCTGGTGGGCTGGGACCACGTCGGGCTGGGCACCGACCTCGACGGCGGGTTCGGGAGGGAGAAGACCCCGGCGGGGGTGGACCGGTACCGGGACGTGCCGCGCGTGCTGGAGGTCCTGCCGCCAGGGCACCGGGCGGCCGTCGCGGGCGGAAACTGGGCGCGGTGGCTCACGCGCTACCTTTGA
- a CDS encoding metallophosphoesterase yields MRLAFLSDLHGNIHALTAVQRFLADSAVHGVVVVGDLVGYGASPGPVIDRVQREGWTAGLGSSDLRVALDLGGRSERHGVAEQVLTWTRGVLSPEQLDFLRRLPPGGRMMTPVGRVRYFHGSPHNPEERLDLMAPERDLEDLAETLGARVVVVGGTHVPFVRVVGDTTFVDPGSVGLSLNSEPGADVALVDCVGRTPRVTLHKVSYDYASSAFDVLAWKLPPVIADVIRTGRMG; encoded by the coding sequence TTGCGACTGGCTTTTCTCAGTGACCTGCACGGCAATATCCACGCGCTGACCGCCGTTCAGCGTTTTCTCGCGGACTCGGCGGTCCACGGGGTCGTGGTGGTGGGCGACCTCGTGGGCTACGGGGCCAGTCCGGGGCCAGTGATCGACCGCGTGCAGCGGGAGGGCTGGACGGCCGGGCTGGGGTCCAGCGACCTGCGGGTGGCCCTCGACCTCGGTGGGCGCTCGGAGCGGCACGGGGTGGCCGAGCAGGTGCTGACCTGGACGCGGGGGGTGCTCTCGCCCGAGCAGCTCGACTTCCTGCGCCGTCTGCCGCCGGGCGGCCGGATGATGACTCCGGTGGGCCGGGTGCGCTACTTCCACGGCAGCCCGCACAACCCCGAGGAGCGCCTCGACCTGATGGCCCCCGAACGCGACCTCGAGGACCTCGCGGAGACGTTGGGGGCGCGGGTGGTCGTGGTAGGCGGCACGCACGTGCCCTTTGTGCGGGTGGTGGGCGACACGACCTTCGTGGACCCCGGCTCGGTGGGCCTGAGCCTGAACTCGGAGCCGGGGGCCGACGTCGCCCTCGTGGACTGCGTGGGCCGCACGCCGCGCGTGACGCTGCACAAGGTGAGCTACGACTACGCCTCTTCCGCCTTCGACGTGCTGGCCTGGAAGCTGCCGCCGGTGATCGCGGACGTGATCCGGACCGGCCGAATGGGCTAG
- a CDS encoding IPT/TIG domain-containing protein: MVRVFFASLLFAGALASCAPREQAVVGVTVTPVLVKLSEPAARGGTLTIQGRYLGGPQTGRVRLGANETGEGGYLFPAASVRSWTDSEIVLTVPSDAPTGGSWLFVEVAGKRSTGLPYSVRP, from the coding sequence ATGGTGCGTGTCTTCTTTGCTTCTTTACTGTTCGCCGGAGCCCTGGCCTCGTGCGCCCCCCGTGAGCAGGCGGTGGTGGGTGTCACCGTAACCCCGGTCCTCGTCAAGCTCTCGGAACCCGCCGCGCGGGGCGGCACCCTGACCATTCAGGGCCGCTACCTCGGCGGGCCGCAAACCGGGCGTGTGCGCCTCGGCGCCAACGAGACCGGCGAGGGCGGGTACCTCTTCCCCGCCGCCAGCGTGCGCTCGTGGACCGACAGCGAGATCGTGCTGACCGTCCCCAGCGACGCGCCGACGGGCGGCTCGTGGCTCTTTGTGGAGGTGGCCGGGAAGCGCTCGACCGGGCTGCCGTACAGCGTGCGGCCCTAA
- a CDS encoding aminotransferase class V-fold PLP-dependent enzyme, which yields MSARPHLLLTPGPTPLHPAAREALGHEALGHMDPEVFALNGEIQADLRTLYGAPDGTFTALLAGTGSLGMEAGFANLVEPGDEVLIGVNGSFGARMAEMAARYGARVRTVTAAPGEPLNPAAFVDALAGGRVRLVAVVHGETSTGVLNPLSEIAEAVRGNGALLSVDAVTTAGMQPFDMAGLEADYVYTGSQKCLSAPPGVAPVAVSGRALARHAGRRTPVPLWYADFAGLRDYWEAHSYHHTVPVSLHFALHAALRAALDEGLPQRQARAAEVGRGVLAALEPLGFTPFVPDPDHRLPTVLALRLPPGLDDAATRAALRARGVSVAGGMGATAGQIWRLGLMGEGARPALYHRFLTELEAVMGVRGAAKRFGAVLSEEVLGTSAAPA from the coding sequence ATGAGCGCCCGCCCCCACCTCCTGCTCACCCCCGGTCCCACGCCCCTGCACCCCGCCGCGCGGGAGGCGCTGGGGCACGAAGCGCTGGGCCATATGGATCCCGAGGTCTTCGCGCTCAACGGGGAGATTCAGGCGGACCTGCGCACCCTGTACGGCGCTCCGGACGGCACCTTCACCGCCCTGCTCGCGGGCACGGGCAGCCTGGGGATGGAGGCGGGCTTCGCCAATCTGGTGGAGCCGGGCGACGAGGTGCTGATCGGCGTGAACGGTTCTTTCGGCGCCCGCATGGCCGAGATGGCGGCGCGGTACGGGGCGCGGGTCCGCACCGTGACGGCCGCGCCGGGCGAGCCGCTCAACCCGGCGGCCTTTGTGGACGCCCTCGCGGGCGGGCGCGTGCGCCTCGTGGCGGTCGTCCACGGCGAAACGAGCACCGGGGTCCTCAACCCGCTGTCCGAGATCGCTGAAGCCGTACGTGGCAACGGGGCGCTGCTGAGCGTGGACGCCGTGACCACCGCCGGAATGCAGCCCTTCGACATGGCCGGGCTGGAGGCGGACTACGTCTACACCGGTTCGCAGAAGTGCCTCTCGGCCCCGCCCGGTGTGGCCCCGGTCGCCGTGAGCGGGCGGGCGCTGGCCCGGCACGCGGGGCGGCGCACGCCCGTGCCGCTGTGGTACGCCGATTTCGCGGGCCTGCGCGACTACTGGGAAGCGCACAGCTACCACCACACCGTGCCTGTCAGCCTCCACTTCGCCCTGCACGCGGCGCTGCGGGCGGCCCTGGACGAAGGTCTGCCCCAGCGCCAGGCCCGCGCCGCCGAAGTGGGGCGCGGGGTGCTCGCCGCGCTGGAGCCGCTGGGTTTCACCCCCTTTGTGCCGGACCCCGACCACCGCCTGCCCACCGTCCTCGCGCTGCGGTTGCCGCCGGGCCTGGACGACGCCGCCACCCGCGCGGCCCTGCGTGCCCGTGGGGTCAGCGTGGCGGGCGGGATGGGAGCCACCGCCGGGCAGATCTGGCGCCTGGGGCTGATGGGGGAGGGGGCGCGGCCCGCCCTGTACCACCGCTTTCTGACCGAGCTGGAGGCGGTGATGGGGGTGCGGGGCGCGGCGAAGCGCTTCGGGGCGGTGCTCTCTGAGGAGGTGCTGGGCACCTCCGCGGCCCCCGCCTAG
- the hisS gene encoding histidine--tRNA ligase: protein MALQRPKGTQDHLPDGSPKLSRDIQASAFAQVQDTARRVLERSGAAFIGTPLFEEAELVKRGVGGSTDIVRKEMFTVYYFGDHGGYVLRPEGTAGIVRAYLQNGLKQLPAPLKLWTHGPMFRAENVQKLRLRQFHQVDYEVLGSTDPLVDAEAIWLMWEVVRELGLTGVRVKLGSIGDPADREAYNAYLRELFGAQVDRLSDDSKDRLERNPMRILDSKSVGDQALIRELGVRPMLDFLGEEARAHFGAVQGYLRDWGVPFDLDPSIVRGLDYYRRTAWELHHEGIGAKSALGGGGRYDGLAEQLGGAAVPGIGWAFGIERVLGAMEAEGVAFPPTPGPLLYLAAMDEENVGLAARLALEGRSRGRVEFAYRAMKPGNAFREADRRRALSAAVIGSDEAARGVLNIKTLGTGETREVPLAELTTFLNDLSRHAGEQA, encoded by the coding sequence ATGGCGTTACAGCGCCCCAAGGGCACCCAGGACCACCTCCCGGACGGCAGTCCGAAACTTTCGCGGGACATTCAGGCCTCGGCCTTCGCCCAGGTGCAGGACACCGCCCGGCGCGTGCTGGAGCGCTCGGGCGCTGCCTTTATCGGCACGCCCCTCTTCGAGGAAGCCGAACTCGTGAAGCGCGGGGTGGGCGGTTCCACCGACATCGTCCGCAAGGAGATGTTCACGGTCTACTATTTCGGCGACCACGGCGGCTACGTGCTGCGGCCCGAGGGCACGGCGGGCATCGTGCGGGCGTACCTGCAAAACGGCCTCAAGCAGTTGCCCGCGCCCCTCAAGCTGTGGACCCACGGCCCGATGTTCCGCGCCGAGAACGTGCAAAAGCTCCGGCTGCGCCAGTTTCATCAGGTGGATTACGAGGTGCTGGGCAGCACGGACCCCCTGGTGGATGCCGAGGCGATCTGGTTGATGTGGGAGGTCGTGCGCGAGTTGGGGCTGACGGGCGTGCGGGTCAAACTCGGCAGCATCGGCGACCCGGCCGACCGCGAGGCGTACAACGCCTACCTGCGGGAGCTGTTCGGGGCGCAGGTGGACCGCCTCTCCGACGACTCGAAGGACCGTCTGGAGCGCAACCCCATGCGAATTCTGGATTCCAAGAGCGTGGGGGATCAGGCACTGATCCGCGAACTCGGCGTGCGGCCGATGCTGGACTTTCTGGGCGAGGAGGCGCGGGCGCACTTCGGGGCGGTGCAGGGGTACCTGCGCGACTGGGGCGTGCCCTTCGACCTCGACCCCTCCATCGTGCGCGGGCTGGATTACTACCGCCGCACGGCCTGGGAACTGCACCACGAGGGCATCGGGGCCAAGTCCGCGCTGGGCGGGGGTGGGCGCTACGACGGTCTCGCCGAGCAACTCGGGGGGGCGGCGGTGCCGGGCATCGGCTGGGCCTTCGGGATCGAGCGCGTCCTGGGGGCGATGGAGGCGGAGGGGGTGGCCTTCCCACCCACGCCGGGGCCGCTGCTCTACCTCGCCGCGATGGACGAGGAGAACGTGGGCCTCGCGGCGCGGCTGGCGCTGGAGGGCCGTTCCAGAGGCCGGGTGGAGTTCGCCTACCGCGCGATGAAGCCGGGCAATGCCTTCCGCGAGGCGGACCGTCGCCGTGCCCTCTCGGCGGCCGTGATTGGCAGCGACGAGGCGGCGCGGGGCGTGCTGAACATCAAGACGCTGGGCACGGGCGAGACGCGCGAGGTCCCGCTGGCCGAGCTGACCACCTTTCTGAACGACCTTTCGCGGCACGCAGGAGAACAAGCATGA
- a CDS encoding HAD family hydrolase — translation MMTSPSGTVPLRAVLFDRDDTLARTDPGVYREAALWAASRFGLDAREAGQRMAEGWAAHAEAWWHLRSDEDEAAFWDNYRADLGRALGLTDGQAQELMAAYPYERFMKPVEDARAVLETLRARGLKVGVLSNTLPSIGRTLEALGLADLVDVAIATCTVGVHKPEPGAFEFALDALGLPAGAVLFVDDRLENVEAARALGLRAVLIDLDGRVAGALHRLSDVLALVGDSVEG, via the coding sequence ATGATGACCTCTCCTTCCGGCACAGTTCCGCTGCGGGCCGTGCTTTTCGACCGCGACGACACCCTGGCCCGCACTGACCCTGGCGTGTACCGCGAGGCGGCTCTGTGGGCGGCCTCGCGCTTCGGGCTGGACGCGCGGGAGGCGGGGCAGCGGATGGCCGAGGGGTGGGCGGCGCACGCGGAGGCGTGGTGGCACCTGCGCTCGGACGAGGACGAGGCGGCCTTCTGGGATAACTACCGCGCGGACCTGGGCCGGGCGCTCGGCCTGACGGACGGGCAGGCGCAGGAATTGATGGCCGCCTACCCCTACGAGCGCTTCATGAAGCCGGTCGAGGACGCCCGCGCCGTGCTGGAGACGCTGCGGGCTCGGGGGCTGAAGGTCGGCGTGCTGAGCAATACGCTGCCCAGCATCGGGCGCACGCTGGAGGCATTGGGCCTTGCGGACCTCGTGGACGTGGCGATCGCCACCTGCACGGTGGGGGTCCACAAGCCGGAGCCGGGAGCCTTCGAGTTCGCGCTGGACGCACTGGGGCTGCCTGCGGGGGCGGTGCTGTTCGTGGACGACCGCCTGGAGAACGTGGAGGCGGCGCGGGCGCTGGGGCTGCGGGCGGTGCTGATTGACCTGGACGGCCGGGTGGCGGGAGCGCTGCACCGCCTCTCCGACGTGTTGGCACTGGTGGGAGATTCGGTGGAGGGGTGA
- the aspS gene encoding aspartate--tRNA ligase → MKRTGYIGELNGTHLGTEVTLQGWAGRRRDLGGLIFIELRDRSGVVQVEVEPDSPAFADADTVRSEDVLEVRGLFRERPEGQRKGGLADYEVVASVVRVLSRAKTPPFELDKGGEVAEDIRLKYRYLDLRRPEMTRNLLLRSKAVAAVTAFLDRKGFVNVETPMLTKSTPEGARDFLVPSRLNPGEFYALPQSPQLFKQLLMIAGVDRYYQLARCFRDEDLRADRQPDFTQLDMEMSFVEQGDVLEVQEQLLAHVFREVLGEELPLPFPRLSYQEAMDRYGSDKPDLRFDHAFVDVTDLFAGGGFQAFASAGAVKVLTAPELTRKQIDELERVAKQNGAKGLAWLRREGEGFTGGISKFVSPEVAAALLERTGVTAGGTLLFAAGEWKAAVTALGAVRLALRDLFDLAASGPKFHVSWVVDFPQLEWDEDAGRWTYMHHPFTAPHPEDVALFGTERQGEIRAQAYDLVLNGYEVGGGSIRIHDPEVQAQMFAAIGFSEEQAREQFGFFMDALGYGTPPHGGIAWGFDRLVMVMAGASSIREVIAFPKNNRGADLMAQAPAPVSPAQLAEVGVQVAVGEE, encoded by the coding sequence ATGAAACGCACGGGCTACATCGGCGAACTGAACGGGACACATCTGGGCACAGAAGTCACCCTGCAGGGCTGGGCGGGCCGCCGCCGCGACCTCGGCGGGCTGATCTTCATCGAGCTGCGCGACCGCTCCGGGGTGGTGCAGGTGGAGGTCGAGCCGGACTCGCCCGCCTTCGCGGACGCGGACACGGTGCGCTCGGAGGACGTGCTGGAGGTGCGGGGCCTCTTTCGCGAGCGCCCCGAGGGGCAGCGCAAGGGTGGGCTGGCCGACTACGAGGTCGTGGCGTCGGTGGTGCGGGTGCTCAGCCGCGCCAAGACGCCCCCCTTCGAACTTGACAAGGGCGGCGAGGTGGCCGAGGACATCCGCCTGAAGTACCGCTACCTCGACCTGCGTCGGCCCGAGATGACCCGCAACCTGCTGCTGCGTTCGAAAGCGGTGGCGGCGGTGACGGCGTTCCTCGACCGCAAGGGCTTCGTGAACGTGGAGACGCCGATGCTCACGAAATCCACGCCGGAGGGTGCGCGTGACTTCCTGGTGCCTTCGCGCCTGAATCCCGGCGAGTTTTACGCGCTGCCGCAGTCGCCGCAACTGTTCAAGCAACTGCTGATGATCGCGGGGGTGGACCGTTACTACCAGCTCGCCCGCTGCTTCCGCGACGAGGACCTCCGCGCCGACCGCCAGCCCGACTTCACCCAGCTCGACATGGAGATGAGCTTCGTGGAGCAAGGCGACGTGCTGGAGGTGCAGGAGCAGCTCCTGGCCCACGTCTTCCGCGAGGTCCTGGGCGAGGAGTTGCCTCTCCCCTTTCCCCGTCTCTCCTACCAGGAGGCGATGGACCGCTACGGCTCGGACAAGCCGGACCTGCGCTTTGACCACGCGTTCGTGGACGTGACCGACCTGTTCGCGGGCGGGGGCTTCCAGGCCTTCGCGTCGGCGGGAGCGGTGAAGGTGCTCACGGCGCCCGAGTTGACCCGCAAGCAGATCGACGAGCTGGAGCGGGTCGCCAAGCAGAACGGGGCCAAGGGGCTGGCCTGGCTGCGTCGCGAGGGCGAGGGGTTCACCGGGGGCATCTCCAAGTTCGTGTCGCCGGAGGTCGCGGCGGCGTTGCTAGAGCGCACGGGCGTGACGGCGGGCGGCACCCTCCTCTTCGCGGCGGGCGAGTGGAAGGCGGCGGTCACCGCGCTGGGGGCGGTGCGCCTCGCCCTGCGCGACCTCTTCGACCTCGCGGCGAGCGGGCCGAAGTTCCACGTCTCCTGGGTGGTGGACTTCCCGCAGCTCGAATGGGACGAGGACGCTGGACGCTGGACCTACATGCATCACCCCTTCACGGCCCCACACCCGGAGGACGTGGCCCTCTTCGGCACCGAGCGGCAGGGCGAGATTCGTGCCCAGGCCTACGACCTCGTGTTGAACGGCTACGAGGTGGGCGGCGGGTCCATCCGCATCCACGATCCGGAGGTGCAGGCGCAGATGTTCGCGGCGATCGGCTTCTCGGAAGAGCAGGCCCGCGAGCAGTTCGGCTTCTTCATGGACGCGCTCGGCTACGGCACGCCCCCGCACGGCGGCATCGCCTGGGGCTTCGACCGCCTCGTGATGGTGATGGCCGGGGCGTCGAGCATCCGCGAGGTGATCGCCTTCCCCAAAAACAACCGTGGCGCGGACCTGATGGCGCAGGCCCCGGCCCCGGTCTCCCCTGCCCAGCTCGCGGAGGTGGGGGTGCAGGTGGCGGTTGGGGAGGAATAA
- the lnt gene encoding apolipoprotein N-acyltransferase — MLTRLPPPLTAALLGALLAACGLPLEWSFLAYVPLALLLMYAAQAPTSRALAGRVFWSGAAYSAVHLWWLTAFLGKLFQFPPAGVLAFALFALEGAFLAAMAWLAARLVRSPEARVWALAGGWVGLEWLRFLGPLAFPWPTLGYTLLPTPAIQIADLGGVLLGSVVVAATAAALVSFWWGRRAPLVLMSGVWIAALAYGVTRVPGQGPVQPMLVLRTDVNLFNRLVPEDALYQASARLTAQARRPGEIVAWSESAVRDPSLLPTLPANGLYGVSSYGVPRRNTVVAWNGAEVIGQTDKARPVPFGEYFPLYDTWPGLYRGIEAGTGLVLGPNLPPAERVTPLPLNGVRYGAYVCYDSVFPWVSRQLARQGAELLVNVSNDGWYDGWGVQQHFMMGRVRAIETRRWVVRSVNRGIAGSVDDLGRPRQTLSRGEGVVHVQPRRLEGQTLYTRLGDLPALLLAALMVGYGFWLDRAYRNPSTTSSRSSSGSST, encoded by the coding sequence GTGCTCACCCGGCTCCCGCCCCCGCTCACCGCCGCCCTGCTCGGGGCGCTCCTCGCCGCCTGCGGGCTGCCGCTGGAGTGGAGCTTCCTCGCCTACGTTCCCCTCGCCCTCCTGCTGATGTACGCGGCCCAGGCCCCCACCTCGCGGGCGCTGGCAGGCCGGGTCTTCTGGTCGGGGGCGGCCTACAGCGCAGTGCACCTGTGGTGGCTGACGGCCTTCCTGGGCAAGCTCTTTCAGTTTCCCCCGGCGGGCGTCCTCGCCTTCGCCCTCTTCGCGCTGGAGGGAGCCTTCCTCGCGGCCATGGCCTGGCTCGCCGCCCGGCTGGTGCGCTCGCCCGAAGCGCGGGTCTGGGCGCTCGCGGGCGGCTGGGTCGGGCTGGAGTGGCTGCGCTTCCTGGGACCGCTCGCCTTTCCGTGGCCGACCCTGGGCTACACGCTGCTCCCCACCCCCGCCATCCAGATCGCGGACCTCGGCGGGGTGTTGCTGGGCAGCGTGGTCGTGGCCGCGACCGCCGCCGCGCTCGTCAGCTTCTGGTGGGGGAGACGGGCGCCCCTGGTGCTGATGTCGGGGGTCTGGATCGCCGCCCTCGCCTACGGGGTCACCCGCGTGCCAGGCCAGGGACCCGTGCAGCCCATGCTGGTGCTGCGCACCGACGTGAACCTGTTCAACCGCTTGGTGCCGGAAGACGCGCTGTATCAGGCGTCCGCCCGCCTCACCGCGCAGGCCCGCCGCCCCGGCGAAATCGTCGCTTGGAGCGAGAGCGCGGTGCGCGACCCCAGCCTGCTGCCCACCCTGCCCGCGAATGGCCTGTACGGGGTGAGTTCCTACGGGGTGCCCCGGCGCAACACGGTCGTCGCCTGGAACGGCGCGGAGGTCATCGGCCAGACCGACAAGGCCCGCCCGGTCCCCTTCGGCGAATATTTTCCGCTGTATGACACCTGGCCCGGCCTATACCGGGGGATTGAGGCGGGCACCGGCCTCGTTCTCGGCCCCAATCTGCCCCCCGCCGAGCGGGTCACGCCCCTGCCGCTGAACGGGGTGCGCTATGGCGCCTACGTCTGCTACGACTCGGTCTTCCCCTGGGTCAGCCGTCAGCTTGCCCGCCAAGGGGCAGAACTCCTCGTCAATGTCAGCAACGACGGCTGGTACGACGGCTGGGGCGTGCAGCAGCACTTCATGATGGGCCGGGTCCGCGCCATCGAGACGCGGCGCTGGGTGGTCCGCAGCGTGAACCGGGGCATCGCGGGCTCGGTGGACGACCTCGGCCGCCCCCGGCAGACGCTCTCGCGGGGGGAAGGTGTGGTCCATGTCCAGCCCCGCCGACTGGAAGGGCAGACGCTCTATACCCGTCTCGGCGACCTGCCCGCGCTGCTGCTCGCCGCGTTGATGGTGGGATACGGCTTCTGGCTGGACCGCGCCTACCGGAACCCTTCCACCACGTCGTCGAGGTCGTCCTCCGGCAGTTCCACATAA
- a CDS encoding tyrosine-type recombinase/integrase: MSGDLLPYVGDRLSQARSLGGLTDEALRVRAVTAARDKAFGDLWALTLAYLTTDTSGGVRLSPHTLRAYRKGVEVLITHATEHGWNLLHPGRREPGLYVAGLVQSGLKPATVQARVAAASALYRALRWAGATDADPFADVKRPKDRTKGIVKNPPYRPDFVQALLAEADPHERVLLLLLTHAGLRIAEALGVDWAHVDLERRRLLVAHGKGDKARRVPLSARLREALEGVRPAVPNGPVLPWRAYSTAYTRLQKLALKCGREHEFRGFHAGRKYAGTQLYAATRDFTRVAGFLGHEQVDTTRRYVELPEDDLDDVVEGFR; the protein is encoded by the coding sequence ATGTCCGGCGACCTGCTTCCCTACGTTGGCGACCGTCTTTCGCAGGCCCGAAGTTTGGGCGGCCTGACCGACGAGGCGCTGCGGGTCCGGGCAGTGACGGCGGCGCGGGACAAGGCGTTCGGAGACCTGTGGGCGCTCACGCTCGCTTACCTGACGACCGACACCAGCGGCGGCGTGCGCCTCAGCCCACATACGCTGCGGGCCTATCGCAAAGGCGTCGAGGTGCTGATCACCCACGCCACCGAGCACGGCTGGAACCTGCTGCACCCCGGTCGGCGTGAGCCGGGGTTGTACGTTGCGGGCTTGGTGCAGTCGGGCCTCAAACCCGCCACGGTGCAGGCGCGGGTGGCGGCGGCTTCGGCGCTGTACCGGGCGCTGCGCTGGGCCGGGGCGACGGATGCCGACCCCTTCGCGGACGTGAAACGCCCCAAGGACCGCACCAAGGGCATCGTGAAGAACCCGCCCTACCGCCCCGACTTCGTGCAGGCGCTGCTGGCCGAGGCCGACCCCCATGAGCGCGTCTTGCTCCTGCTGCTCACGCACGCGGGCCTGCGAATTGCGGAGGCCCTGGGGGTGGACTGGGCGCATGTGGACCTGGAGCGCCGCCGCCTGCTCGTGGCCCACGGCAAGGGGGACAAGGCGAGGCGGGTCCCGCTGAGTGCCCGGCTGCGGGAGGCGCTGGAGGGGGTGCGCCCGGCCGTGCCGAATGGTCCCGTCCTTCCCTGGCGGGCCTACTCGACGGCATATACCCGTCTCCAGAAGCTCGCCCTGAAATGTGGCCGGGAACACGAGTTCCGGGGTTTTCATGCCGGGCGGAAGTATGCGGGAACGCAACTCTATGCAGCCACGCGGGACTTCACGCGGGTGGCGGGCTTCCTCGGGCACGAGCAGGTGGACACCACCCGGCGTTATGTGGAACTGCCGGAGGACGACCTCGACGACGTGGTGGAAGGGTTCCGGTAG
- a CDS encoding diacylglycerol kinase family protein, with the protein MTGQTPPPAPTPDSGPDPVTGLTRLADKRVLVVFNPRSGQGESTLPEFLTGLRAGGAVITERQLQPDTQMAEYVEDLADFDLLVGAGGDGTVSSLAYAARYKDVPMLAYPAGTANLIAQNLDLPRDPVQLAAIVADGHTVRVDLGEIQVGEETSGFAMLAGAGADAAMIRDSEDLKERFGAMAYVMSAMKQLNPKKTTFHLVIDGEPRTFEGIGVMVANFGMANYRLPITSDISPSDGKFTVVLMKAGNILRLVPNLIDSVLVKMNLSDPVFSGNLETLEAKSVTVDADEPFPLQYDGELHVETTPFTARILPGAIQFLTPIRKTELDT; encoded by the coding sequence ATGACCGGTCAAACGCCCCCCCCAGCCCCCACCCCCGACTCCGGCCCCGACCCCGTGACCGGCCTGACCCGTCTGGCCGACAAGCGCGTCCTCGTGGTCTTCAACCCCCGCAGCGGCCAGGGCGAGAGCACCCTGCCCGAATTCCTGACCGGGCTGCGGGCCGGGGGCGCCGTCATCACCGAGCGGCAGCTCCAGCCCGACACCCAGATGGCCGAGTATGTCGAAGACCTCGCCGACTTCGATCTGCTCGTCGGGGCGGGGGGCGACGGCACGGTCAGCAGCCTCGCCTACGCCGCCCGTTACAAGGACGTGCCTATGCTGGCCTACCCGGCCGGGACCGCCAACCTGATCGCCCAGAATCTCGATCTGCCGCGTGACCCCGTGCAGCTCGCCGCCATCGTCGCCGACGGCCACACCGTGCGGGTGGACCTCGGGGAGATTCAGGTGGGGGAGGAGACCAGCGGCTTTGCGATGCTCGCCGGAGCGGGCGCCGACGCGGCCATGATCCGCGACTCGGAAGACCTCAAGGAGCGCTTCGGGGCGATGGCCTACGTCATGAGCGCGATGAAGCAGCTCAACCCCAAGAAGACCACCTTTCACCTCGTGATCGACGGCGAACCGCGCACCTTCGAGGGCATCGGCGTGATGGTCGCCAACTTCGGCATGGCGAACTACCGCCTGCCCATCACCAGCGACATCAGCCCCTCGGACGGCAAGTTCACGGTCGTGCTGATGAAGGCCGGGAACATCCTGCGGCTGGTCCCCAACCTGATCGACTCGGTGCTGGTCAAGATGAACCTCTCGGACCCAGTCTTTTCCGGCAACCTCGAAACGCTGGAAGCCAAGTCGGTCACGGTGGACGCCGACGAGCCCTTTCCGCTGCAATACGACGGGGAACTGCACGTGGAGACGACGCCCTTTACCGCCCGGATTCTGCCCGGCGCGATTCAGTTCCTGACGCCGATTCGGAAAACGGAACTGGACACCTGA